Proteins encoded together in one Balaenoptera ricei isolate mBalRic1 chromosome 2, mBalRic1.hap2, whole genome shotgun sequence window:
- the ELL3 gene encoding RNA polymerase II elongation factor ELL3, protein MEGPQELLRGKLRLCFTPAARTSLLLLRLNDAALRALQQCQRQQVRPVIAFQGNRGYLRLPGPGWSCLFSFIVSPCGQEGPGGGLDLVCQHLGRSGPNRLHCLGPLRERLTIWAAMDSIPAPSSVQGHNLTEDARDHESWQNMGDYSAGDTISKPQMALEEVPDPLASSQEQSLPGSLREHMAQWEVRNQSHLPNREPDQVLPSSARQKHVDKKRPAPAATVKLKEKRLRSLSLAPSPLQGLPSQELQEGEDWEQEDKDEDISPRLVHSPSVQADPESPSPEEVPDYLLQYRAIHSAEQHHAYKQDFETDYAEYRTLHARVGAASQRFRELGAEMKSAQRGTPEHKMLEEKIVQEYKKFRKRYPGYREEKRRCEYLHQKLSHIKGLILEFEEKNRGS, encoded by the exons ATGGAGGGACCCCAGGAGCTTCTGAGGGGGAAGCTCCGGCTCTGCTTCACCCCCGCTGCCCGGACCAGCCTCCTGCTGCTCAGGCTCAACGACGCGGCGCTGCGGGCGCTGCAACAGTGTCAGCGGCAACAG GTTCGGCCAGTGATTGCTTTCCAAGGCAACCGAGGG TATTTGAGGCTCCCAGGTCCTGGCTGGTCCTGCCTCTTTTCCTTCATAGTGTCTCCGTGTGGACAGGAGGGCCCTGGTGGTGGCTTGGACCTTGTGTGCCAACATTTAGGCAG ATCTGGGCCTAACCGCCTCCACTGCCTGGGTCCACTCAGGGAGCGCCTCACTATTTGGGCAGCCATGGATTCTATCCCAGCCCCATCTTCAGTTCAGGGTCACAACCTGACTGAAGATGCCAGAGATCATGAGAGCTGGCAGAACATGGGAGACTATTCTGCAGGAGACACAATTTCAAAGCCACAGATGGCACTAGAAGAG GTGCCAGATCCACTGGCAAGCAGCCAAGAACAGTCACTCCCAGGATCCTTGAGGGAACACATGGCGCAGTGGGAAGTGAG GAACCAGAGCCATCTTCCAAACAGAGAGCCTGATCAGGTACTGCCTTCCTCTGCTCGCCAGAAACACGTGGACAAG AAACGTCCAGCACCTGCAGCTActgtaaaactaaaagaaaagaggCTCAGATCTCTGTCTCTAGCTCCAAGTCCCCTACAAGGGCTGCCTAGTCAGGAGCTACAGGAGGGAGAAGATTGGGAGCAAGAAGATAAAGATGAAGACATTAGCCCCAGGCTGGTGCACAGTCCCTCAGTTCAAGCAG ACCCTGAATCCCCAAGCCCTGAAGAGGTACCAGATTACCTCCT GCAATACAGGGCCATCCACAGCGCAGAACAGCACCATGCTTACAAGCAGGACTTTGAGACAGATTATGCTGAATACCGCACCCTGCATGCCCGTGTTGGGGCTGCAAGCCAAAGGTTCAGAGAGCTGGGAGCAGAGATGAAGAGCGCTCAGCGAGGAACTCCAGAACACAAG ATGCTGGAAGAAAAGATAGTCCAGGAATACAAAAAGTTCAGGAAG CGGTACCCAGGTTACAGGGAAGAAAAGCGCCGCTGTGAGTACCTGCATCAGAAATTGTCCCACATTAAAGGTCTCATCCTGGAGTTTGAGGAAAAGAACAGGGGCAGCTGA
- the MFAP1 gene encoding microfibrillar-associated protein 1 gives MSVPSSLMKQPPIQSTAGAVPVRNEKGEISMEKVKVKRYVSGKRPDYAPMESSDEEDEEFQFIKKAKEQEAEPEEQEEDSSSDPRLRRLQNRISEDVEERLARHRKIVEPEVVGESDSEVEGDAWRMEREDSSEEEEEEIDDEEIERRRGMMRQRAQERKNEELEVMEVEDEGRSGEESESESEYEEYTDSEDEMEPRLKPVFIRKKDRVTVQEREAEALKQKELEQEAKRMAEERRKYTLKIVEEETKKELEENKRSLAALDALNTDDENDEEEYEAWKVRELKRIKRDREDREALEKEKAEIERMRNLTEEERRAELRANGKVITNKAVKGKYKFLQKYYHRGAFFMDEDEEVYKRDFSAPTLEDHFNKTILPKVMQVKNFGRSGRTKYTHLVDQDTTSFDSAWGQESAQNTKFFKQKAAGVRDVFERPSAKKRKTT, from the exons ATGTCGGTCCCAAGCTCACTCATGAAACAACCGCCCATTCAGTCTACGGCTGGGGCCGTCCCGGTTCGCAATGAGAAAG GTGAGATTTCGATGGAAAAAGTGAAGGTAAAACGTTATGTGTCGGGAAAGAGGCCAGACTATGCCCCTATGGAGTCCTCAGATGAGGAGGATGAAGAATTTCAGTTCATTAAGAAAGCCAAAGAacaagaagcagagcctgaggaaCAGGAGGAGGATTCATCTAGCGACCCTCGGCTACGGCGTTTGCAGAACCGTATTAGTGAAGATGTGGAGGAGAG ATTGGCTCGACATCGGAAAATAGTGGAACCTGAAGTGGTTGGAGAAAGTGACTCTGAAGTGGAAGGAGATGCTTGGCGCATGGAACGAGAAGATAGCagtgaagaagaagaggaagagattgaTGATGAG GAAATAGAACGGCGCCGCGGCATGATGCGTCAACGAGCGCAGGAGAGAAAAAATGAAGAGTTGGAAGTCATGGAGGTGGAAGATGAGGGACGTTCTGGGGAGGAGTCAGAATCAGAGTCTGAGTATGAAGAGTACACAGACAGTGAAGATGAGATGGAGCCTCGCCTTAAGCCAGTTTTCATTCGGAA GAAGGACCGGGTAACAGTTCAGGAACGTGAGGCTGAAGCATTGAAACAGAAGGAGCTGGAGCAGGAGGCCAAACGCATGGCTGAGGAGAGGCGCAAGTACACACTCAAG ATTGTAGAAGAGGAGACCAAGAAAGAGCTGGAGGAAAACAAGCGGTCCCTGGCTGCACTGGATGCACTCAATACTGACGACGAAAATGATGAGGAGGAATATGAGGCGTGGAAAGTTCGGGAGCTGAAGAGAATCAAGAGGGACAGAGAAGATCGAGAAGC GCTTGAAAAGGAGAAAGCAGAAATTGAACGCATGCGAAACCTGACTGAGGAAGAGAGGCGAGCTGAGCTTCGGGCAAATGGCAAAGTCATTACCAACAAAGCTGTTAAGGGCAAATATAAGTTCTTACAGAAGTATTATCACCGGGGTGCCTTCTTCATG GATGAGGATGAAGAAGTATACAAGAGAGATTTCAGCGCACCTACCCTGGAGGATCATTTCAACAAAACCATTCTTCCCAAAGTCATGCAG GTCAAGAACTTTGGACGCTCTGGTCGTACCAAATACACCCACCTCGTGGATCAAGACACCACCTCCTTTGACTCAGCATGGGGCCAAGAGAGTGCCCAGAACACAAAGTTCTTTAAACAAAAGGCAGCTGGGGTACGAGATGTATTTGAGCGGCCATCTGCCAAGAAGCGGAAAACTACTTAG
- the HYPK gene encoding huntingtin-interacting protein K isoform X2: MATEGDVELELETETSGPERPPEKPRKHDSGAADLERVTDYAEEKEIQSSNLETGEGTGKSHYQEGRSGADSE, from the exons ATGGCGACCGAGGGGGACGTGGAGCTAGAGTTGGAGACTGAGACCAGCGGCCCGGAGCGGCCTCCAGAGAAGCCACGGAAACATGACAGTGGGGCGGCGGACCTGGAGCGAGTCACCGACTATGCGGAAGAGAAGGAGATCCAGAGTTCCAATCTGGAGACG GGAGAAGGAACTGGCAAAAGTCACTATCAAGAAGGAAGATCTGGAGCTGATAGTGAGTAG
- the SERINC4 gene encoding LOW QUALITY PROTEIN: serine incorporator 4 (The sequence of the model RefSeq protein was modified relative to this genomic sequence to represent the inferred CDS: inserted 4 bases in 2 codons) — MVGAKAVTSPSTSLRLAQQRSGVCSVIVSLPFYQVFCCGPAPCTCCCHPRWPPLTESPCSRLFYILLHVGTSAVCCLLLSRMVVERVWGKARGIQMPSGLCAHLFGHSHCPVLSSSGAVYQVCAGTATFHLLQAVLLVDLHSPTSLRAQLHNTFWLLKLLFLLGLCAVAFCMPDEHLFPAWHYIGICRGFTFILLQLVLITAFAHSWNKNWQTGAAQDCPWFLAVLLTTLGFYSMAGVAAVLLFHYYXHPDGCLLNKMLLSLHLCCCGLLSFLSIAPCIRLKQLHSGLLQASVISCSIMYLTFSALSSRPPESVILQGQNHTLCLPGLSKMEPQTPDTSLAVLSAGIMYACVLFACNEASYLAEVFGPLWIVKVYSCEIQPSLCFCCPETVEPEEGQRGGAARPANRESXPAPPVQVQQLSYSYSAFHFVFFLASLYVMVTLTNWFSYEGAELEKTFTTGSWTTFWVKVASCWACVLLYLGLLLAPFCWSPTQDPQPPLQATLSSRQYCQITNIQSRYF, encoded by the exons ATGGTGGGTGCAAAGGCGGTCACAAGCCCCAGCACCTCCCTCCGCCTGGCACAGCAACGCAGTGGAGTCTGCAGTGTCATAGTGAGTCTTCCCTTCTATCAG GTGTTCTGCTGTGGGCCTGCTCCCTGTACCTGCTGCTGCCATCCTAGGTGGCCCCCTCTCACGGAGTCTCCTTGTAGCCGCCTGTTCTACATCCTCCTCCATGTGGGGACCTCAGCAGTCTGCTGCCTCCTGCTGTCAAGGATGGTAGTGGAAAGAGTCTGGGGCAAGGCACGTGGG ATCCAGATGCCCTCAGGGCTTTGTGCCCATCTGTTTGGCCACTCTCACTGCCCAGTGCTCAGCAGCTCTGGGGCTGTATACCAAGTATGTGCAGGAACTGCCACCTTCCACCTGCTGCAGGCTGTGCTGTTGGTCGACCTCCACTCCCCCACCAGCCTGAGAGCACAGCTGCATAA CACCTTCTGGCTCCTCAAGCTGCTGTTCCTGCTAGGTCTCTGTGCTGTTGCCTTCTGCATGCCTGATGAGCATCTCTTCCCAG CCTGGCATTACATTGGCATCTGTAGAGGCTTCACATTCATCCTGCTGCAGTTGGTGCTTATTACAGCCTTTGCCCATTCCTGGAACAAGAACTG GCAAACAGGTGCAGCCCAAGACTGCCCCTGGTTCCTAGCTGTGCTGCTGACCACCCTAGGATTCTACAGCATGGCAGGTGTAGCAGCTGTGCTTCTGTTCCACTACTA ACACCCAGATGGCTGCCTGCTCAACAAGATGCTGCTTAGTCTGCACCTTTGTTGCTGtggtctcctctccttcctctccatcgCTCCCTGCATCCGCCTCA AGCAGCTCCACTCTGGCCTTCTACAAGCCTCTGTCATCAGCTGCTCTATCATGTACCTGACATTCTCTGCACTGTCCAGCCGTCCTCCAGAGAGTG TAATCCTTCAAGGACAGAATCACACTCTGTGCCTGCCTGGCCTGAGTAAAATGGAACCCCAAACACCAGATACTTCTCTGGCAGTGTTGAGTGCTGGCATCATGTATGCTTGTGTGCTTTTTGCTT GCAATGAGGCTTCCTACCTTGCTGAGGTATTTGGGCCCTTGTGGATTGTCAAGGTTTACAGCTGTGAGATCCAG CCCTCACTCTGTTTCTGCTGCCCTGAAACAGTGGAGCCAGAGGAAG GGCAAAGAGGTGGGGCTGCCAGGCCAGCTAACCGAGAGAG TCCAGCCCCTCCAGTGCAAGTCCAGCAGCTTTCCTATAGCTATTCTGCCTTCCACTTCGTCTTCTTCCTTGCATCACTCTATGTCATGGTTACCCTCACCAACTGGTTCAG CTATGAGGGAGCGGAACTGGAAAAGACTTTCACCACAGGTAGCTGGACTACCTTCTGGGTCAAGGTTGCCTCATGCTGGGCCTGTGTACTCCTCTATCTGGGGCTACTACTGGCACCATTCTGTTGGTCCCCAACCCAAGATCCCCAGCCTCCTCTTCAGGCGACACTGTCATCGCGTCAGTATTGCCAGATAACAAATATCCAGTCTAGGTACTTTTAA
- the SERF2 gene encoding small EDRK-rich factor 2 isoform X2 has product MTRGNQRELARQKNMKKQSDSVKGKRRDDGLSAAARKQRDSEIMQQKQKKANEKKEEPK; this is encoded by the exons ATGACCC gCGGTAACCAGCGCGAGCTCGCCCgccagaagaatatgaaaaagcagaGCGACTCGGTTAAGGGAAAGCGCCGAGATGACGGGCTTTCTGCTGCCGCCCGCAAGCAGAG GGACTCGGAGATCATGCAGCAGAAGCAGAAAAAGGCAAACGAGAAGAAGGAGGAACCCAAGTAG
- the SERF2 gene encoding small EDRK-rich factor 2 isoform X1, whose protein sequence is MTRGNQRELARQKNMKKQSDSVKGKRRDDGLSAAARKQSAPSSLPPGTRRSCSRSRKRQTRRRRNPSSFVASCPTLLPFACVPGASPTTLAFSPVVLTGPSTDGIPFALSLQRVPFVLPSPQVASLPLGHSWG, encoded by the exons ATGACCC gCGGTAACCAGCGCGAGCTCGCCCgccagaagaatatgaaaaagcagaGCGACTCGGTTAAGGGAAAGCGCCGAGATGACGGGCTTTCTGCTGCCGCCCGCAAGCAGAG TGCCCCATCATCTCTACCCCCAGGGACTCGGAGATCATGCAGCAGAAGCAGAAAAAGGCAAACGAGAAGAAGGAGGAACCCAAGTAGCTTTGTGGCTTCGTGTCCAACCCTCTTGCCCTTcgcctgtgtgcctggagccaGTCCCACCACGCTCGCGTTTTCTCCTGTAGTGCTCACAGGTCCCAGCACCGATGGCATTCCCTTTGCCCTGAGTCTGCAGCGAGTCCCTTTTGTGCTTCCTTCCCCTCAGGTAGCCTCTCTGCCCCTGGGCCActcctgggggtga
- the HYPK gene encoding huntingtin-interacting protein K isoform X1, translating to MATEGDVELELETETSGPERPPEKPRKHDSGAADLERVTDYAEEKEIQSSNLETAMSVIGDRRSREQKAKQEREKELAKVTIKKEDLELIMTEMEISRAAAERSLREHLGNVVEALIALTN from the exons ATGGCGACCGAGGGGGACGTGGAGCTAGAGTTGGAGACTGAGACCAGCGGCCCGGAGCGGCCTCCAGAGAAGCCACGGAAACATGACAGTGGGGCGGCGGACCTGGAGCGAGTCACCGACTATGCGGAAGAGAAGGAGATCCAGAGTTCCAATCTGGAGACG GCCATGTCCGTGATTGGGGATAGACGGTCCCGGGAGCAGAAAGCCAAACAGGAGCG GGAGAAGGAACTGGCAAAAGTCACTATCAAGAAGGAAGATCTGGAGCTGATA ATGACAGAGATGGAGATCTCGCGAGCAGCAGCAGAACGGAGCTTGAGGGAACACTTGGGGAACGTGGTAGAGGCTCTTATTGCCCTAACCAACTGA